One region of Mycolicibacterium insubricum genomic DNA includes:
- a CDS encoding TIGR03084 family metal-binding protein yields the protein MAVPMESLITDIGAETAELWSLIAELPEGQAGWDAPTPAAGWAVRDQISHLAFFDDAAVRSATDPEGFTAEVLPMLADGRISPDTIAERYRPMPTAELLSWFDGARRALVAAFAAIDPSMRVPWFGLPMSAASSLTARIMETWAHGQDIADALGVTRVPSARLRHVAHIGVGARAFSYMANGLEVPEEPVRVELTAPGGTLWTWGPDGVPNRVTGTAHDFCLLVTQRRHRDDTALHVTGPLAEQWLSIAQAFAGPPGGGRTAGQFDGGVS from the coding sequence GTGGCCGTGCCGATGGAGTCCTTGATCACCGACATCGGGGCGGAAACGGCCGAGCTGTGGTCACTGATCGCCGAGCTGCCCGAGGGGCAAGCCGGGTGGGACGCGCCCACCCCCGCGGCAGGCTGGGCGGTCCGCGATCAGATCAGCCATCTTGCGTTCTTCGACGACGCCGCGGTGCGCTCAGCCACCGACCCCGAAGGGTTCACGGCCGAGGTGCTGCCCATGCTCGCCGACGGCCGGATCTCCCCGGACACCATCGCCGAGCGCTACCGGCCGATGCCGACAGCGGAGCTGCTGTCCTGGTTCGACGGCGCGCGCCGCGCCCTCGTCGCTGCCTTCGCAGCGATCGACCCCTCGATGCGGGTGCCGTGGTTCGGCCTCCCTATGAGCGCGGCTTCCTCGCTGACCGCGCGGATCATGGAGACCTGGGCGCACGGTCAGGACATCGCCGACGCGCTGGGAGTGACCCGTGTGCCCTCGGCCCGGTTGCGCCACGTCGCCCACATCGGCGTGGGAGCGCGGGCGTTCAGCTACATGGCCAACGGCCTGGAGGTGCCCGAGGAACCCGTCCGTGTCGAGCTCACCGCACCGGGGGGCACGCTGTGGACCTGGGGCCCCGACGGCGTGCCCAACCGGGTCACCGGCACTGCGCACGACTTCTGCCTGCTCGTCACCCAGCGCAGGCATCGCGACGACACCGCACTGCACGTCACCGGTCCGCTCGCCGAACAGTGGCTCTCCATCGCGCAGGCCTTCGCCGGACCTCCCGGTGGCGGGCGCACCGCAGGACAGTTCGACGGAGGTGTGTCGTGA
- a CDS encoding acyclic terpene utilization AtuA family protein — MRDPVRIGNCSGFYGDRIAAAREMVEGGTGEQSIDVLCGDYLAELTMLILAKAQAKDPAGGYARTFLTQMEQVLGTCSDRGIKIVANAGGLNPAGLAVRLRELADRLGITVRIAHIEGDDLRGNLSAITPAVGEVKPVSANAYLGGWGIAEALGAGADVVVTGRVTDASLVVGPAAWWHGWERTDWDRLAGAVVAGHVIECGPQATGGNYAFLDEITDRRYPGFPIAEVAADGSSVITKHADTGGLVSVGTVTAQLLYEIAEPAYLGPDVVTHFDTISLAQQAEHRVAITGVTGSPPPETLKVALNEVGGYRNTMTMVLTGLDLEAKAAFAQQQLFDILGGRGSFAEVDVRFLRFDTPDAPTNDQACAHLRITVKDTDPRKVGRAFSSAIMEIALAGYAGFHTTTPPTSESVFGVYRPATVPRSSVTQVVVLPNGERRRIADPPTGSVPAAKVRGSAAAAPPTEPTCRAPLGAVLGARSGDKGGNANIGLWARDDAGYAWVREHLTVERLRGLLGPEAAQLRIERFELPNLRALNVVVHGLLGEGVASSTRPDAQAKGLCEYLRSRIVDIPQSLVGAT, encoded by the coding sequence GTGAGGGACCCGGTACGCATCGGAAATTGCTCGGGCTTCTACGGCGACCGGATCGCCGCGGCGCGGGAGATGGTCGAGGGCGGGACGGGCGAGCAGAGCATCGACGTGCTGTGCGGGGACTACCTCGCTGAACTGACGATGCTCATCCTGGCGAAGGCCCAGGCGAAGGATCCGGCGGGCGGTTACGCGCGCACGTTCCTGACCCAGATGGAGCAGGTGTTGGGCACCTGTTCCGACCGCGGTATCAAGATCGTGGCCAACGCCGGTGGGCTCAACCCGGCCGGGCTGGCCGTCAGATTGCGCGAGCTTGCGGACCGGCTCGGTATCACCGTCCGGATCGCCCACATCGAAGGTGACGACTTGCGCGGGAACCTCTCCGCGATCACCCCTGCGGTCGGTGAGGTCAAGCCGGTCTCGGCCAACGCCTACCTCGGGGGTTGGGGTATCGCCGAAGCGCTGGGTGCGGGCGCCGACGTCGTCGTCACCGGACGGGTGACAGACGCCTCGCTGGTCGTCGGCCCGGCCGCCTGGTGGCACGGGTGGGAGCGCACCGACTGGGACCGGCTCGCCGGTGCCGTCGTGGCCGGCCACGTCATCGAATGCGGACCACAGGCCACGGGCGGCAACTACGCCTTCCTCGACGAGATCACCGACCGTCGCTACCCGGGCTTCCCGATCGCGGAGGTGGCGGCCGACGGCTCGTCGGTGATCACCAAGCACGCCGACACCGGGGGGCTGGTGTCGGTCGGTACGGTCACCGCCCAGCTGCTCTACGAGATCGCCGAGCCGGCCTATCTGGGGCCCGACGTGGTGACTCACTTCGACACGATCTCGCTGGCCCAGCAGGCCGAGCACCGGGTGGCGATCACGGGTGTCACCGGCAGCCCGCCACCGGAGACGCTCAAGGTGGCGCTGAACGAGGTCGGGGGCTACCGGAACACCATGACGATGGTGCTCACCGGCTTGGACCTGGAGGCGAAAGCCGCGTTCGCGCAGCAGCAGCTGTTCGACATCCTCGGCGGCCGGGGATCCTTCGCCGAGGTCGACGTCCGGTTTCTGCGTTTCGACACACCGGACGCCCCCACCAACGACCAGGCGTGCGCGCACTTGCGGATCACGGTCAAGGACACCGACCCGCGCAAGGTCGGCCGGGCGTTCTCGAGCGCAATCATGGAGATCGCTCTGGCCGGGTATGCCGGCTTCCACACCACCACGCCACCCACGTCGGAGTCAGTGTTCGGCGTGTATCGCCCAGCGACCGTGCCCCGGTCGAGCGTGACGCAGGTCGTGGTGCTGCCCAACGGTGAGCGCCGGAGGATCGCCGATCCGCCGACCGGTAGCGTGCCGGCCGCGAAGGTCCGGGGCAGCGCGGCAGCCGCGCCGCCGACCGAGCCGACATGCCGCGCGCCGCTGGGCGCGGTTCTGGGCGCGCGGTCCGGCGACAAGGGCGGCAACGCCAATATTGGTCTCTGGGCCCGCGACGACGCCGGCTATGCCTGGGTGCGCGAGCACTTAACCGTCGAGCGACTGCGCGGGCTGCTCGGCCCGGAGGCTGCGCAGCTGCGCATAGAGCGATTCGAGCTGCCCAACCTGCGTGCGCTCAACGTTGTGGTGCACGGGCTGCTGGGGGAAGGCGTGGCATCCTCGACCCGGCCGGATGCCCAGGCGAAGGGCTTGTGCGAGTACCTGCGCTCCCGCATCGTGGACATACCGCAATCCCTTGTCGGCGCGACCTGA
- a CDS encoding adenylate cyclase regulatory domain-containing protein, whose product MSATHEDDFAQYGLLDGLEGNSRQERTDLIAWLHAQGFTTDQIRLAAPTPLLLPTSRVLGDEGRYISLRELSTETGMDPELLTRLLDAAGLPRPEDPCNAELLRADGDAIARARHFIDMGVNPDETVAILRALTAGIGQATEMMRDFVLNMLLVPGGGARSNSLTPSKSSHDERGQTCYPRLANFSS is encoded by the coding sequence GTGTCAGCAACACACGAAGACGACTTCGCTCAGTATGGTCTGCTCGACGGTCTCGAGGGCAACAGCCGCCAGGAGAGGACTGATCTTATTGCCTGGCTGCATGCCCAGGGCTTCACGACTGATCAAATCCGACTGGCGGCTCCAACCCCTCTCCTGCTTCCTACCAGCCGCGTACTGGGTGATGAGGGGCGGTACATCTCTCTGCGCGAGCTGAGCACAGAAACCGGAATGGACCCAGAGCTCCTCACACGGCTGCTCGATGCTGCCGGCCTCCCTCGACCGGAAGACCCCTGCAACGCGGAACTGCTTCGTGCCGACGGTGACGCAATCGCACGCGCACGACACTTCATCGACATGGGCGTTAATCCAGACGAAACAGTCGCCATATTGCGGGCCCTCACGGCAGGCATCGGGCAGGCCACAGAGATGATGCGTGACTTCGTGCTGAACATGTTGCTTGTTCCGGGGGGGGGAGCGAGATCCAACTCGCTGACGCCCTCCAAGAGTTCGCACGACGAGCGAGGCCAGACTTGTTATCCGCGGTTGGCGAACTTTTCCTCATGA
- a CDS encoding helix-turn-helix domain-containing protein: protein MKFSNAGVPPVAFVQMLESQALDPDAVARLRTIMAREGTDEATLMQHDVQAPLRWFRDLYPDLDVDRATLLGFSFAGQAQLTSFGPLSVPLVSAGSVAEIVELLTYLPLITTAINAQFRPNDQGLTVGLWGHTGDRALDCLAVTYTGLALLRLLDMLVSDALTVTLHLSWSAPVSLNKLAAEMVLAGRLFFDAPMSYLHVPVNALNEVCRFSDPLAYRLAVAELRRTLDEQSGATSFSKKVRRLLDEDPGQRSCQRVADELSVSTSTLKRRLAEEGTTFRELRQSCLRESAMMLLITRSMSASQIATELGYGDLANFSHAFKRWTGRSPSEYRRSQR, encoded by the coding sequence GTGAAGTTCAGCAACGCCGGTGTGCCTCCGGTCGCGTTCGTGCAAATGCTGGAGAGCCAGGCACTCGACCCGGACGCCGTCGCGCGGCTTCGCACCATCATGGCGCGCGAGGGAACCGACGAGGCGACGCTGATGCAGCACGATGTCCAGGCGCCACTGCGGTGGTTTCGCGATCTGTACCCCGATCTAGACGTCGACCGGGCAACCCTGCTCGGCTTCTCGTTTGCAGGACAGGCACAGTTGACATCTTTCGGCCCGTTGAGCGTCCCGCTGGTCAGCGCAGGCTCGGTAGCCGAGATCGTCGAGCTGCTCACCTATCTACCGTTGATCACCACGGCGATCAATGCACAATTCCGTCCAAACGACCAAGGTCTCACCGTCGGGCTCTGGGGGCACACAGGCGATCGGGCCCTGGACTGCTTAGCAGTCACATATACCGGCTTGGCGTTGTTACGACTGCTGGACATGCTCGTCAGTGACGCGCTGACCGTCACGCTCCACTTGAGTTGGTCAGCGCCGGTCTCCCTGAACAAACTCGCGGCAGAGATGGTACTAGCCGGGCGCCTGTTCTTTGACGCACCGATGTCCTACCTTCATGTTCCCGTCAACGCGCTCAATGAAGTGTGCCGGTTCTCCGATCCCCTTGCGTATCGACTCGCCGTCGCCGAGCTGAGGCGGACCCTCGACGAGCAGAGCGGAGCCACGTCCTTCTCCAAGAAGGTGAGACGGTTGTTGGACGAGGATCCCGGACAGCGAAGTTGCCAGCGGGTCGCAGACGAACTCTCGGTATCCACCAGCACACTCAAACGCCGGCTCGCCGAAGAGGGCACCACCTTTCGCGAGTTGCGCCAGTCGTGTCTGCGGGAGAGCGCGATGATGCTGTTAATCACCCGATCAATGTCGGCAAGCCAGATCGCGACCGAGCTCGGATACGGCGATCTTGCTAACTTCTCACACGCCTTCAAGCGATGGACCGGCCGCTCTCCGAGCGAGTACCGACGCTCACAACGCTGA
- a CDS encoding TetR/AcrR family transcriptional regulator has translation MNKVVVAGRTRVGGERRERILASATELIAERGYHAVSMADIGVASGVVGPAIYRHFNSKSDLLAALFERVVDKLLKRATAIVEQSRDEAEALTLLVSDQVALVMDQRELAMVYYREVHNLSDQHQSRLRRKQRLYLEEWVHLVGELRPAVDEIELRAMVHGAIGAIQSILHYRGTGLAPEQTSALLVAMGHAVLGVPASSYQMGAVTTARSCPRPGTPQH, from the coding sequence GTGAACAAGGTGGTCGTTGCCGGACGTACCCGGGTCGGCGGCGAACGTCGGGAACGGATTCTCGCCTCTGCCACCGAGTTGATTGCCGAGCGGGGCTACCACGCTGTCTCCATGGCCGACATCGGCGTTGCATCAGGGGTTGTCGGGCCGGCCATCTATCGCCATTTCAACAGTAAGAGCGATCTACTGGCGGCCCTCTTCGAGCGAGTGGTGGACAAACTCCTTAAGCGTGCGACGGCGATCGTCGAGCAGTCCCGCGACGAGGCGGAGGCGCTGACCCTGCTGGTGTCAGACCAAGTCGCCTTGGTAATGGATCAACGCGAGCTGGCAATGGTGTATTACCGCGAAGTGCACAATCTGTCGGATCAGCACCAGAGCCGGTTGCGCCGAAAGCAGCGACTCTATCTAGAAGAGTGGGTACACCTCGTCGGAGAATTGCGGCCCGCGGTCGATGAGATTGAACTTCGGGCGATGGTTCATGGAGCGATCGGAGCCATTCAATCGATCTTGCACTACCGCGGCACTGGCCTGGCTCCCGAACAGACCTCTGCGCTGCTCGTTGCGATGGGTCACGCCGTGCTCGGCGTCCCCGCGTCTAGCTACCAGATGGGTGCCGTGACCACTGCTCGATCCTGTCCTCGTCCTGGCACGCCGCAGCACTAG
- a CDS encoding TetR/AcrR family transcriptional regulator yields the protein MSIVERKQWADTTAGRRATSKLPGRELRREQIIEAALSAIEDNGPHALTGQIADKAGLVRTHFYRHFASKEELDLAVARHVHRELTAKIRLTLDVQGSPLDVIRAPVTQHVIWADEHPNLYRFLVNRHYRRSTEKTSPGTSAFASELAVAGARYFPRYGEDSEAADRNVAAIMGLMDASVLWWLDHRDSTRDELVVRLTRQTWLIINDRLQELGFQLDPHLPLCEPKTSSGTTRASPR from the coding sequence GTGAGCATCGTGGAGCGAAAGCAATGGGCGGACACCACAGCGGGACGCCGTGCAACCAGTAAGTTGCCAGGCCGCGAACTACGTCGTGAACAGATCATCGAAGCAGCGCTCAGCGCAATCGAAGACAACGGACCCCACGCACTCACCGGCCAGATCGCAGACAAGGCCGGTTTAGTCCGCACGCACTTTTACCGCCACTTCGCAAGTAAAGAAGAACTCGATCTGGCCGTCGCCCGCCACGTCCACCGCGAACTCACTGCAAAGATTCGCCTAACTCTGGATGTGCAGGGATCACCGCTAGACGTGATTCGCGCGCCGGTCACACAGCACGTCATATGGGCTGACGAACACCCCAACCTCTATCGGTTCTTGGTGAACCGACACTATCGGCGCAGCACCGAGAAAACCTCGCCCGGCACCAGTGCATTCGCCTCCGAACTCGCCGTCGCGGGTGCCCGTTACTTTCCTCGCTACGGCGAGGACTCAGAGGCGGCAGACCGCAATGTCGCCGCCATCATGGGCCTGATGGACGCTTCGGTCCTATGGTGGCTGGACCATCGCGACTCCACTCGTGACGAACTCGTCGTTCGATTGACACGGCAAACCTGGTTGATAATCAATGACAGGCTGCAGGAACTGGGATTCCAGCTTGATCCCCACTTACCACTCTGCGAACCGAAAACCTCATCAGGTACAACTCGAGCCTCCCCACGCTAA
- a CDS encoding acyl-CoA dehydrogenase family protein — MAANRSSWMDDDLDALRDLARTFCEKEIAPHSARFIEQHHVDRDLWTRAGDLGLLCMSIPEQYGGGGGTFAHEAVLIEEQARIGDSAWGAALHSGIVAHYLLEYGTDEQKERFLPRLATGEMVGAIAMTEPGTGSDLQSVTTKALRVGDEYVVNGSKTFITNGAQADLIIVVAKTDPTAGANGISLVLVEGDRPGFRRGRVLDKVGQRGQDTSELYFEDVHIPVENLLGTTEGLGFIQLMQQLPQERLILALGAVTVLETALEFTVEYTKDRHAFGKPVFAFQNTKFKLAEVATDAHISRVFIDDCVARHLRGELDIPTVAMAKWWTTERAMVALDDCLQLHGGYGYMTEYPIGRMWADARVQKIYGGTNEIMKEIIARSL, encoded by the coding sequence ATGGCAGCCAATCGCTCTAGCTGGATGGACGACGACCTCGATGCACTCCGCGATTTGGCGCGCACGTTCTGTGAGAAGGAGATCGCGCCGCACAGTGCCCGCTTCATCGAGCAGCACCACGTGGATCGAGACCTGTGGACCCGGGCGGGTGATCTGGGGTTGCTGTGCATGTCAATCCCCGAACAGTACGGCGGAGGTGGTGGAACATTCGCCCATGAGGCGGTCTTGATCGAGGAACAGGCCCGCATCGGTGATTCAGCATGGGGTGCGGCGCTGCATAGCGGAATCGTCGCCCACTACCTGCTCGAGTATGGCACCGACGAGCAGAAGGAACGTTTTCTGCCCCGACTGGCAACTGGTGAGATGGTTGGCGCGATTGCGATGACGGAGCCAGGCACGGGCTCCGATCTCCAATCTGTTACGACCAAGGCACTGCGCGTTGGAGACGAATACGTTGTCAACGGTTCCAAGACATTCATCACCAATGGCGCTCAGGCCGACTTGATCATCGTCGTCGCCAAGACCGACCCGACTGCCGGAGCTAACGGAATCTCGTTGGTGTTGGTCGAAGGCGATCGGCCGGGCTTCCGGCGGGGTCGGGTGTTGGACAAGGTCGGTCAGCGCGGCCAGGACACCTCCGAGCTCTATTTCGAAGACGTGCACATTCCCGTAGAGAACCTCCTGGGTACGACTGAAGGACTGGGATTCATTCAGTTGATGCAGCAACTTCCCCAAGAGCGATTGATCCTTGCGCTTGGTGCAGTGACAGTACTAGAAACAGCGCTCGAGTTCACTGTTGAATACACCAAGGATCGGCATGCCTTCGGCAAGCCTGTCTTCGCCTTCCAAAACACCAAGTTCAAACTTGCCGAGGTCGCCACCGATGCCCATATCAGCCGCGTTTTCATCGACGACTGCGTCGCCCGCCATCTGCGCGGTGAACTCGACATCCCCACTGTCGCGATGGCGAAGTGGTGGACTACTGAGCGTGCGATGGTCGCCCTTGATGACTGCTTGCAGCTCCACGGCGGCTACGGCTATATGACCGAGTATCCCATCGGCAGGATGTGGGCCGATGCTCGCGTTCAGAAGATCTACGGTGGGACAAACGAGATTATGAAGGAGATCATTGCTCGGTCGCTTTAG
- a CDS encoding carboxylesterase/lipase family protein: MPAKTVRTELTSGAIEGFTRDGVNRWRSIPYAKPPVGALRFKAPQPVEAWDGVRPCHRFRYCAPQPRRYTIVGPGKFQPMSEDCLTLNVVAPDGGSDRPLPVMFFIHGGAYFLGSSATPIYDGASLARSGCVYVSTNYRLGALGAVDLSSLSTADIHIDDNLYLRDLVSALRWVRENIAAFGGDPDNVTIFGESAGAHAVTTLLAVPAAKGLFAQAISQSPAGALSRSQELAAEFAAKFASILCADEREPARLLLAARPAQLVNAFDRLLTTSASDLAGGYPVGCTFGTDYLPSEPIQAMRDGKAYRVPLIVGTNADEGRLFTRFLKLLPTNEAKIEALLAGAEPTCRERITAAYPEYPAPDACIRLGADFTFGSTLWQLADSHSRHAPTYLYRYDFAPRTLQWAGLGATHATELLAVFDAYRTPLGRLLSAGADRRSALRVSDDMQGRWDAFARTGVPGDGWPRYTSDARPVLVFDRASRVDNDPHADRRKAWEGFQVLGR; this comes from the coding sequence ATGCCAGCGAAGACAGTCCGCACCGAACTCACCTCGGGCGCCATCGAAGGATTCACGCGGGACGGCGTCAATCGCTGGCGTTCCATTCCCTACGCCAAGCCACCAGTCGGCGCGCTGCGGTTCAAGGCTCCCCAGCCGGTCGAAGCGTGGGACGGCGTCCGACCCTGCCACCGATTCCGCTACTGCGCTCCACAGCCCCGCCGATACACCATCGTCGGTCCGGGCAAGTTCCAGCCCATGAGCGAGGACTGCCTCACCCTCAATGTCGTTGCACCCGACGGCGGCTCGGACCGACCTCTGCCCGTGATGTTCTTCATTCACGGCGGGGCGTACTTCCTGGGCAGTTCCGCGACACCGATCTATGATGGCGCGTCGCTTGCCCGCAGCGGTTGCGTGTACGTATCGACAAACTACCGCCTCGGCGCGCTAGGGGCTGTCGACCTGTCGTCGCTGTCCACCGCAGACATCCATATTGACGACAACCTCTACTTGCGTGACCTCGTGTCGGCGCTCAGGTGGGTACGCGAGAACATCGCGGCATTCGGCGGCGATCCCGATAACGTGACGATCTTCGGAGAGAGCGCGGGCGCGCACGCCGTTACCACTTTGCTGGCCGTGCCAGCGGCTAAAGGGCTTTTCGCACAGGCTATCTCACAAAGTCCGGCCGGCGCGCTATCCCGCTCCCAGGAGCTGGCCGCGGAGTTCGCCGCCAAGTTCGCATCCATTCTCTGCGCCGACGAGCGGGAGCCCGCCCGCCTCCTGTTGGCGGCGCGTCCGGCTCAACTGGTGAATGCATTCGATCGCTTGCTCACCACGAGTGCATCGGACCTTGCTGGCGGTTACCCGGTGGGATGCACATTCGGAACCGACTATCTACCGTCCGAGCCCATTCAAGCGATGCGCGACGGCAAGGCGTACCGTGTGCCGCTGATCGTCGGTACGAACGCCGACGAGGGCCGGTTGTTCACTCGCTTCCTCAAACTCCTCCCGACGAACGAAGCCAAGATCGAAGCGTTACTAGCGGGAGCGGAACCCACCTGTCGCGAGCGAATTACTGCTGCCTATCCCGAATATCCGGCCCCCGATGCCTGTATCCGACTGGGGGCCGACTTCACATTCGGATCGACACTGTGGCAGCTCGCGGATTCCCACAGTCGGCACGCCCCCACATATCTGTACCGCTATGACTTCGCCCCGCGAACTCTGCAATGGGCCGGGCTGGGTGCCACCCATGCGACGGAGCTTCTTGCGGTGTTCGACGCCTACCGCACGCCGCTCGGTCGGCTACTCAGCGCCGGAGCCGATCGCCGCTCGGCCCTACGCGTGAGCGACGACATGCAAGGGCGCTGGGATGCTTTCGCACGCACCGGAGTTCCAGGAGACGGCTGGCCGCGCTACACCAGCGACGCCCGTCCGGTCCTCGTCTTCGATCGCGCTTCGCGAGTGGACAACGACCCCCACGCCGACCGCCGGAAAGCATGGGAAGGTTTTCAAGTCCTCGGACGCTGA
- a CDS encoding enoyl-CoA hydratase/isomerase family protein: MSEEAITYEVVDGVAWLTINRPEARNALNGAVRQGLFHSVHRFNADDSAKVLVLTGAGDKAFCAGGDLKEMAETALTVPPPDFAPQFGRNIQVAKPTIAAVNGVAFAGGFLLAQQCDLVIAAEHARFAVSEVKVGRGSPWAVPLSWLLPPRIALQILMTGDPITAERAREVGMVNEVVPAAELRVRVQEIALRIASNAPLSVLAAKKTVYLSAAHHLTEAYAHADQIWEPVYLSADALEGPAAFREKRTPVWKGR, from the coding sequence ATGAGCGAGGAAGCGATCACCTACGAGGTCGTCGACGGGGTGGCCTGGTTGACGATCAATCGCCCCGAGGCACGGAACGCGCTCAACGGGGCGGTCCGGCAGGGACTGTTCCACAGCGTTCACCGCTTCAACGCCGACGACTCCGCCAAGGTTCTGGTGCTGACCGGGGCAGGCGATAAGGCGTTCTGCGCCGGAGGGGACCTTAAAGAGATGGCGGAGACGGCGCTCACGGTTCCGCCGCCAGACTTCGCGCCGCAATTCGGGCGCAACATCCAGGTCGCCAAGCCGACCATCGCCGCGGTGAACGGCGTCGCCTTCGCCGGCGGATTCCTACTGGCCCAGCAGTGCGACCTCGTCATCGCAGCCGAGCACGCCAGGTTCGCGGTCAGCGAGGTCAAGGTAGGCCGCGGCTCGCCATGGGCTGTCCCGCTGTCGTGGCTGCTGCCGCCGCGGATTGCGCTGCAGATTTTGATGACCGGCGACCCGATCACTGCCGAGCGCGCCCGCGAGGTAGGCATGGTGAACGAGGTCGTGCCCGCAGCGGAGCTGCGGGTACGAGTTCAGGAGATCGCCCTGCGGATCGCTTCCAACGCACCGCTGTCCGTACTCGCGGCAAAAAAGACCGTATACCTCTCCGCAGCGCACCACCTGACGGAGGCCTACGCCCACGCCGACCAGATATGGGAGCCGGTGTACCTCAGCGCCGACGCGCTAGAGGGTCCCGCCGCGTTCCGCGAGAAGCGCACACCGGTTTGGAAGGGACGTTAG
- a CDS encoding IS3 family transposase (programmed frameshift), producing the protein MASNKRRRHTPDQIIRKLAEGNKLLGTGQELAEVCRHLEIAESTWHRWLAQYGGMKANDAKRLKELEAENARLKKLVANQALDIDMLKEIGVGKLLTPNRKRRAATMLCERFGVSQRRACTVVGLHRSTMRLTPSPVTTEEAELRAWLRRFSTDRPRWGWRRAAKMARRAGWQVNNKRIRRLWREEGLRVPQRRRKKRLTGIGVAVGAMSPICPNVIWAMDFQFDTTADGRTLKMLNVIDEFTREALAIEADRSIDADGVVAVLDRLALMHGAPHYVRFDNGPEFVAHAVADWCRFNSAGSLFIDPGSPWQNAFIESFNGRLRDELLNSWRFDSLLEARVIIEDWRRDYNANRPHTAHGELTPAEFALQWATTHQPKVA; encoded by the exons ATGGCATCGAACAAGCGCCGGCGGCATACGCCGGATCAGATCATCCGCAAGCTCGCCGAGGGCAACAAGCTGCTCGGGACGGGTCAGGAGCTGGCCGAGGTCTGTCGGCATCTGGAGATCGCGGAATCGACGTGGCATCGCTGGCTGGCGCAATACGGCGGCATGAAGGCCAACGACGCCAAACGCCTCAAGGAGCTCGAGGCCGAGAACGCCCGGCTGAAGAAGCTGGTCGCCAATCAGGCCCTCGACATCGACATGCTCAAGGAGATCG GGGTCGGGAAACTTCTGACCCCGAACCGCAAACGCCGCGCAGCGACCATGCTGTGTGAGCGGTTCGGGGTGTCGCAACGCCGCGCCTGCACCGTGGTCGGCCTGCACCGCTCCACGATGCGGCTGACGCCATCACCGGTCACCACCGAGGAGGCCGAACTGCGGGCCTGGCTGCGACGGTTCTCTACCGACCGGCCGCGGTGGGGTTGGCGCCGAGCAGCGAAGATGGCCCGCCGGGCGGGCTGGCAGGTCAACAACAAGCGCATCCGCCGGCTCTGGCGCGAGGAGGGCCTGCGGGTTCCGCAACGCCGCCGCAAGAAGCGCTTGACGGGCATCGGGGTCGCAGTGGGCGCAATGTCGCCCATCTGTCCGAATGTGATCTGGGCGATGGACTTCCAGTTCGACACCACCGCCGACGGCCGCACCCTCAAGATGCTCAACGTCATCGATGAGTTCACCCGCGAGGCCTTGGCGATCGAGGCCGACCGATCCATCGACGCCGACGGCGTCGTCGCCGTGCTGGACCGCCTCGCTTTGATGCACGGGGCGCCGCACTATGTGCGCTTCGACAACGGGCCGGAGTTCGTCGCGCATGCTGTGGCTGATTGGTGTCGATTCAACAGTGCTGGTTCACTTTTCATCGATCCCGGCTCACCGTGGCAGAACGCCTTCATCGAATCGTTCAACGGCCGACTGCGTGACGAACTGCTCAACTCGTGGCGCTTCGACTCGCTTCTGGAAGCGAGGGTGATCATCGAGGACTGGCGCCGCGATTACAACGCTAACCGGCCCCACACCGCCCACGGGGAGCTCACCCCTGCCGAGTTTGCCCTACAGTGGGCCACGACCCACCAACCGAAAGTCGCATAA
- a CDS encoding 2Fe-2S iron-sulfur cluster-binding protein, producing the protein MAVVTFVSHDGDKHQVPLDEGQSLMQVATNNAVPGIDGDCGGEAACGTCHVIVDPQWTDKVGLSGPAEEEMLAMNPERHPTSRLSCQMPVSEEWDGLIVQLPEFQM; encoded by the coding sequence ATGGCCGTTGTCACTTTTGTCTCCCACGACGGCGACAAGCACCAGGTGCCTCTCGATGAAGGCCAGTCACTGATGCAGGTCGCGACCAACAATGCGGTACCCGGCATCGACGGCGACTGCGGAGGCGAAGCCGCGTGCGGCACCTGCCATGTGATCGTCGATCCGCAATGGACCGACAAGGTCGGCCTCTCCGGCCCCGCTGAAGAAGAGATGCTCGCGATGAACCCGGAGCGTCACCCGACCTCCCGGCTGTCCTGTCAGATGCCGGTCTCCGAGGAGTGGGACGGCTTGATCGTCCAACTGCCCGAGTTCCAGATGTAA